The DNA region TAATTCAGTATGTCCAAAGTTCATCCAAAGCTGCAGGCAGGCAACTTCAACACTATTCTGCATCCACTTTCTTTAGGAACTTGGTGGGCTCTCACAATATTTAAAAGCAAGCTGCCTGAAATGCAATCAGTCCAGGGTAATGGAAGAAGAACAGAAGACTTGCGATGCTGAAGTACGGAAGCTGGTCTGTGTTCATGTCCTGAACCTCACGGGGCATTTCCACACTTTTCTCTTGCTGCAGCACTCCGGTGATTTGGTATTTTTCATCCAAAGTAGCGTAACAGTTTCTATGTCCTGGAGCTCAGCTGGTCTGCCAAGCTGTGTCAGTTTACCAATTAACACAGCTTCGTTTTGCCAGCTGATTTGATCATCCAAATGCACAGCAGACATACAATTATGAATACTAATTCTCAAAAATGAAAAGTGACCCTTAAAAACCTACATAAAAAGGCCTCATTTACTGTAACAATTGGCAGATAACACctcagaaagggaaagggagaaacacagggggaaaaaaattatgaagtgaatgtctgaaatggaaaaaaatacatgcatgtgTTTTCATAATACAATGCAAGCAATATTCACAAGAGAACTACACAAAACAgtcaatggaaaaataaatagctggtctttttttttcttagctaaaGCAATATAGATTAAACTGAAATTGAGCAATTACTATCTAGACAATTAATCAGTTAACTGGCTTAGAAgtgagggtttgggttttttaattccgatttattttattgtaaaggTTGAAGCCACAGAGACGTCCATTGTTACCATAGACACAACACAGAGGGAAGAAAGATCCAGACCACTGAAAGAGCATATGGAAAAGACGAAGTTGTTTATCGCAAGGGATGTGTTAAGTATTAGTGCTGAAGCTGAGACAAACAGGTAAAATATCAGCACTGGAGCTGAGAGGAACACAAGTCTTGTTACATTGATGCATTGGCAGGACACTGCAGGAGGTCATTCCAGAGCACCACCTTGGAAACATCACACCTGCACAAAAGCTGGAGATGGAGAGGGAAATCACGAGGAAGCAGCTGGAACTGCTGTGGTGTTTGGATGTCCAGAAGAGCAGTGGGGAAACAGTGctcttctgctccctcctcaCGTCAGCGGTGCCTCGGGGAGCTGTGAGCTGTCGAGGCTTCTCTGAGCAGCTCCTGCTCATCTGACCGCGTCATCCAAAGGTGCAGGGGGAGCAGAGCCCCAGTGCCTGGTCCGTGAGCACCTTCTCTGCTGCGCAGGGCCCAGGATCTGCAGCCACAAGAAAGGCCCAAAAGCTCTGTTAGCGTGGACCTTCTACACAAGGTACTGGAACAGCCACGTTCACTCTCCACCACACTTTGCTGTCCTCCTCCACGGGCTGCTCATCCTCGTGACCCTGCGGGGAAGGGGGCTACTCCTCCTTCTCCCGCTGCACGTCCTGGCTGGACTTGAAGAAGTCACTACGCAGCAGGCGGTAGAAGAGGATGAGGTTCATGGGCGTCATGATTGCCATGCCCACTGTGCCTACAGCATACGTTGCCGGGGGCACATTCTCCCGATTGAGGAAAAGCCAGCGAGTCATCCAGGCCAGCGTGGCGATGCGAAACACCACGTAGGTGCCCAGGTTGATGATGCTGTTGAGGCGGTAGCAGGTGGTGTGCATCAGGTTGGCCATGAGCAGGATCTGCCGCAGGTGGAGGAAGATGGAGTTAATCTCCACCAGTAAAGCCACGAGGGCAAACCCAACATATTGATGGAGCAGCACTGCGATACCAAAGCAGACAAtcacctgggaaggagaaagaagggaggcTGAGCCTGGGACCTGGttgctctcagctgctgcaagccGGAGCCCTCCACGCTTGGGCACAGCATGGAGCAGAGGTGGAAATGGTTATCACGCCAGTGCCAAACCACTGGTCATCACCCCACACATACCTCTGCAGCATTGCAGCCTCAGGCATGAGATAAAGCCTCCCCACTGTTGCATGAAACctgaactgggtttttttcccagtgggaggagagggaaacaCTTCTATAAACTCCAGGTTGGCAGAGGAGACAGAGCAGCCAGACCTAACCCTGCTTTTGTGACCTGGGGAATGCAGTTGGTTGTGGCCCAGCAGGTTTTCTGCACACAGTGAAGGGGGCAGGAGGGGCGATGTGTAGCGGAGGGCTATGGTTGCTGCTGGCTCAGGGATTCTCCCCAGAACAGGCACGCTGCAGGGATTAAGCAACTTTGGTGCATCAGAGAGCCCCTCGGGATGCCCCGAGCCTGGGTTGAAGCaccctggggctgtgggatgCTGTAGCAGAGGACAGGGCTGTTGGGGGCAGCGCGGGCGCGATTCTGCCCTGCACCCTCCCTGCTGTGCGGGGGGACAGGCTCTGTCTGCCCACGCTTTAGCACACTCCGTCCTTCAGTTTATACCATTAATGCTGTTCTCTGTATTGGCTCTTTAATGAGATTATCTGCTCCCTGCTCATTAAGTCACTGTCTTGGCCTAAATTAGCTCTCTTGTGGAGATGACCTTTTGACTCACAAGCCACAgccagcagagccacagggctCACTGGGTCTGTGAGACAGCAGGTCTGACCATCGCCTCCCCTGTCTCATTCCAGGTAGGTCCCAGTGCtgtccctgccccccacccccaggcccTGCAGACCCCTGTGCCTCCCCTGTACCCCGCAGCGTCTCTGCTGCTCAGCTCCAGGCAGTGCCACCCCGCTGCCCTGTAGCATCCGCGACACTCCTGCATCCAGACATTGGAGGCAATCAAAGAGAAACCCACGCTGGGCACAGCCAACATCTGGCACTGGTGTGGGGCTCCTGCaccacagctgctccagccacaccagccCCATGGCCATGGCTCTGACCCGAATGAGAGGAGAGCACCCCAGGGAGCAGGAGGTGGAAGGAGGCGACGTGCAGCCCTTCCTGGGAGATGCTCAAGTGACTGAGAGccagcaggagctgagctgctCACCTGTGCCTGCGGGGACAGCTGAGTCACTGCCTGTCCACGCCACTGCTATGGATCAGCCCCCCATCCCTCTTCCTCCCTACTCTGTCCACATGTTTTGTTTCCTACCTCATCTTTGGGTGCGTTTCTGCAGGCCCTTGAAGAGGAGCTGGACCAAGAGGAGTTCCAGGCCCTGCCATCTGGGCTCCTCTCCCCAGGCAGAAAAATCAGAGTGATTTTGTAACAGGCAGCAAACACCCACACCAACAACAGCAGGAGCCCTGCTCCTGTCCTCCAGCCTCCCTGGCAGTACGAGTGCCAGGGTCTGTCCCTCGGAGAGCAGCTGGTGGACTCACCACGGAGTGATGGAAGAGCAGCTCCCAGGACTGGTGAAGTTTCTGATGGCACAACATGTCCACAAAGTCTTCAAGGAAATAACCTGGGATCAGAGAGGACATGAGCAAAGAAGGGGACCGGGAAGGGCTGTGCCAAGGGacaccccccctctccccagcagtcTCTGCACCTGACTGGTGCCTGGGCAGCCCCTCCGGGGGAATGATGGCCACAGCTCAGCCCAAACCCTGTGTGGGTGGTGAGTCACGCAGGGAGTAGGATCACACATGGCAGGAGAAGGAAATTGGTGTGTTTTGGGTCCCTCCTGCAATCACTCTGTCAGATGTGCTCCTAGGGAGAGGCACTAACTGATCACTTGGATCTGTTCCCAGAGAAGGGTGAGAGTGAAGGCAGCACACTGACCCTCACCCTTGTTACCCTCCCAGAATCAGATCCTGTTCAGCCTGGAGCCCTTAAGAGCTGCAGGATTCGCTGCCACCAAACCAACTCCATGCTGGCATTTTAGATACTCAAACCTCCTTGCTGAGCTGTAGCCATGCCAGGAAGCTGGTTAGCACTGACCTCAGGGCTGGTGACAGATCTGCAAGAGGGTgacaaggtgggggggggggcggggaaaagCTTCACATAGCCAGAGGACTCAAAGCTCCTGGCCTCCACAGTGGTAGGTTTAGCTCAAGGCTTTGAGGGGGACCTGCATGAACCCCATATCATGGGCATGTTTGGGGTGCCCCAAGCCCTGGCTGCCCCATGAGGACAGTGGTGGGGAGCCTGGTGCCCAGTACCTCCTGGCTGTGGGTGCCGTGGGACAGAAAGGAGTCACTGTCCTTTGCCAAGAATAGGGCGATTGTCTGGGGTGCTGGAGATGTCGCTGCCCATGACATGGCTCAAGGGGCTGGTGTCAGGCACCGATgagcccctggggacaccctgggggacaGAACAGGGGGCAGCCCACTCCTCCCCCTCACCTACAGATACAGCGACCAGGCTGTGTGCCCCGGGTGGGTGCGTGCCCACCAGGTCCTCAGACAGTCCAGGGTGGAGGCAGAACCTGCAGGGAGAGGGCTTGTGAGTGCTGAGCAGTGCCTTTGGTCCCCTAATTCCCTTCCAGTGCCCTTGGTGCCCACCTGGTGCTGCTGACCCCTCCTGGACCCCTCCCGTCCCTCTGATCCCACCATGACCACCCACCCCTGTCCTCCTATTTCCCCCAGAGTCTCCCTATCCCCTGCTGCCTTAGTGCCTCCCTGTCCCTCGGTCCCCCTGTGCCCCTTGATCCCCCTTCCATCCCTCAGTGCCCCCCAGTTTCCAGGTCCACACCCTTCTCAGTGCTCCTCAgggtcccccaacacccccatTACCCACTGGCTGTACTCAGTCTCCCTCAGTGCCCCCCTGACTGCAGGTTCCCTTCGGGGTCCCTTGACACCCCCATTCCTTTCTAGTGCcaccattcccccccccccagcagtcCAGTGTCCCCGTCTCCTTCCCCCCAGACCCAGATGCCCTCCAGGGCTCCACGGTGCCCGGGGCCACTCACCCGGccagcgccccgccgccgctgagCACGCTGTGTGCCAGCGATGTCCAGATGTTGCGCCACTTCCAGCGGTTGCGCCAGGCtgagggcggcggcggcaccAGTCGCTCCAGTCCCCGGTTTAGCAGGCGGAAGGCGGCGAAAGAACCGGCCACCAACAGCAACCCCTGGCCCTGAAAGCCATGGGCATCCACTggcccccggggctggggaaCAGCAAGCATCGTCCCGCAGGGAAGGGCCAGGGGGGCTGCGGGAGCCGCCCCgctgctggcactggcacttCCCGCATGCCCCCACGCAGAGATGCAGACACCCAGGGGCAGTGCTTCCCTGCGAGCGTGTGACTCAGGGAGAGGGGGGGAATGGGAAATGGGCACCCCGGGTGTGCATTGCACGGCAGAAACAATGGCCAGCCCAAAAGCCAGCTGTAAGCGTGCCACGGAGCGCAGGCCTGGGTGTCCCAttgctgtgctggagctggggacatcttcctccttcccctgagGTTCCTCCTCCACCTTGGTGGCACCGGCTGGCTGAACACCTCACCCGTGAGGTGCTGCGGTCGGTGGTCCTTCCCCCCAAAGCATCCCCGGCATGTGATGCCAGTGAGGGTCTTGCACTGTTGCACTGTGCTGAAGAGCCGCCCCCCACCCTGGGTAAGGACCCACACAGACACTCACCACCGGCTCAGATTGCACATCAAGCAAGCAAAAAGGTCCAGTTACTCTgccaaaaaaaattctttgcccACAGAACGGTTGTcctccatcccctgtccccaATGTCTGGGATACCCCAGCTCTGCTGTCCTGGGTTTGTGGGAGTTCAGGATCCTGTACCCACGATTTCTTTAGTTCTATCCTACAACTACGCTGCTTCTCCAGCTTCACGTAATTTGATCGCTCCCCTGTTGCTTTTTGATGTCTCCACCAGAAACGTGGCTGCTGCTCAGACCTCGCTTCTCTTCTGCAGATGGGATGAGTCGCTGTGTACGCACTGATTAATGTCAAACTCTGCCTTTCCTCTGAGGTATTAATtttggatgaaatattctacttTCCCTTTGCTGAAACAGAAACATGTGGAGCCTGAGCTCTCAgttgctgccctggctggggtgATGGACACCAAAACATCAACAAGTAATATGCTGATGGAAGGGACACTGAGGAGGAGAGCAATTAAGTCAGATCTGAAGGAGAGGGGTGAGATAGTCCCAACAGAATGAGAAGCATCTGTTCGTGCTGCAGAAATTTGCTTAAAAGCCGGACAAGACAATGTAATTTCATAGCGGTTAAGTAGCAGGGAGACGCTGCCTGAAGTAATTGGCAGACTTGACCGCTCGAGGGATTTTAAATAATCTCATGTATTAGGACTTGAAGGATCACACCGGCTAATCTGCTACTGAGAAGGCCAAATGCAGACATTTCTGTTTAGCATAAGATATGCTGAGGAAAGGGAGAGATGCCTTGGAGACATGCCGGGCTGCTCAGAGCACTGAGGACAAAAATCATTTAATTGCAGTATAAAATTGCAGAGAGATGATTCCCAATGAGGAGTCTGCAGTGTTTTAGCCTCAGAAATCTCAGCTGCCCCTTTCcatggggacagccctgcccttCACCTGCCTGCAGGTAAAGTCCCAGACCATGAACCATCTGCAAGCCTGGCCCTATTTGTCCCAGGGACTCCTTCATTTGTGGTTTTATTCTTCTAAAGATGAACATTTGGCCAGGCTTGGGTCAGGGACAGGaatagttaaaatatttctggACACTGGAGAGCTTTTACCTACCACTTCCGCATCAGAGGAATTTAAGCTGTGATTAACTGAGCCTCCAGTTCAGGGGTTTTGATCCCACTGCTTGAGCACTAGCAACAGCTATATAGATACTACTTTTTGGATACTTTCAGACCAGATTTTACTTAATTTTACCAGGATTTGCCATCAAGCAGTGGCTTCTTACAAGCTCTTTTTCcagccttttctccttttttcccttcctctgcagcgATGGGGTTGGTTTCAGAGCTGGAGACTTCCACGCCCAGTTACAAACAGGTCCCTTGACACCACATCGGGCCAAATACTCACGTCCCCCAGGCTGGGAGGCCAGACTTGTCCCAGAAGCAGCCTGGGACACAGAAGAGCGGGGACAGGAGCTCTCGGGCACAGCTGCCACAAGAGGTCCCTGCACGCTCGCTGGAGAGAGCAGCCCGAGCTGATGGGACTCTTCGTTCACACCTTATTTGGAGATATTGCCTTTTTCACCCAAATTTCGAGAAGTTTTCCAACAGGCCCCAAACGGCCTCATTTTCTGCAGGGAGGCAGCTCAGCCTGGTGACGGGTCGCTGCCGGTGCCTGCTCCCAGCAAGGGAGGGGACTCCTTCTAGATGTCAGCAAGGACATAACTAGGTCCACCCCATAACGCCGTGGGGACCACAGCTAATCCCATAGCAGGGGCTTTACAGCAGCAGCCCGGGTGTAAACTGAGGGTAGAGCACTTTTGTCAATAGCTGGACAGTGGCTCTTTTCTCCCCCTCACTGGTTGGAGTTCCTCTGAGCACACCTGCGAGAGATAACCCATTTTCCACAATAAAGAGCTGGCAGTTTGTTGACAATCCCCCATATGAATTCTGTCAGATAAATTATGTCCTCCCCTAGATGCTCCCCACTACTCCTGGATGAGGGTTTGGGTGTCCTTTCACAGCTCCTCCATCCCTTACACAAGGAGGAGACCACTCTGCTCCCGAGCACCACCCAGGGCTCCCCATAGCCAACAGATGTGGGAGCTTCTGACATGGCAAAGTCCTTCTAGCAAAAATCATGCTCCTGTTTTTGGAAAGCCTTGCTCTCTTAATCTCCCTCTCTCCAGCCAGGGAGGCATGAAGCCCATCTGCTCATCCAATGCCAGACTTGGCTCACACCTAAAATCATTTGAGGACTCCAAGTTCTCAAACAAATCAGCTTGGCTTCCAAACTTTAATTAGCCGTCGTCTTCATCTCTCTCTAAAGTGTGTCCCCGCTCTATCTGCGAGGCCATAGGGAGTAAGATGATATAGGCATGCTTTACTCTATATATCcacattttcattcagaaagtcTGTAACTCCGCACTAATTAAAGGATCTACTGTGCAAAATGCACGCCATGTGTGGCAGAGCATGCCCAGGCATTGCAGAGGCAGCTGTGAAGAGAGCTGAAATCAGTGCAAACTCGAGTGTCCACCCCTTCCAGCCAGAAATAGCTTCCTGATGTGGAAGCTGGATATTCTCCAGGTGGAACTGGGGATATACTCACCATAGCCAGAGGAGAAAGGCACATCAGTCTCTGCGAGGGTGGTGAGCAGAAGGGTTTCTGCTGGCATAGGCAGC from Strix uralensis isolate ZFMK-TIS-50842 chromosome 20, bStrUra1, whole genome shotgun sequence includes:
- the TLCD2 gene encoding TLC domain-containing protein 2 produces the protein MGHPGLRSVARLQLAFGLAIVSAVQCTPGVPISHSPPLPESHARREALPLGVCISAWGHAGSASASSGAAPAAPLALPCGTMLAVPQPRGPVDAHGFQGQGLLLVAGSFAAFRLLNRGLERLVPPPPSAWRNRWKWRNIWTSLAHSVLSGGGALAGFCLHPGLSEDLVGTHPPGAHSLVAVSVGYFLEDFVDMLCHQKLHQSWELLFHHSVVIVCFGIAVLLHQYVGFALVALLVEINSIFLHLRQILLMANLMHTTCYRLNSIINLGTYVVFRIATLAWMTRWLFLNRENVPPATYAVGTVGMAIMTPMNLILFYRLLRSDFFKSSQDVQREKEE